Below is a window of Cytophaga hutchinsonii ATCC 33406 DNA.
GCATTGAAATCCATTACAATGTTCCCAAACCCTGCACAAGGTATGGTGCATATTGAAAATGTTTCAGAAGTTACACAGATTGAATTTATGGATGTAACAGGTAAACCTGTATTTGTAAAAGAAATCACTGGTAATAGTTCATTAGACGTTTCCTCGTTGTCTGCAGGTGTATATATCGTGAAATTAACAATGAACGGTGTTACAGAAAACAGACGTTTGGTGGTAAGCAAATAATACTTAAAAAATACTTTTTTCTTGAAAATGTCTGGTTAAAGAAATTTAGCCAGACATTTTTTTATTTATAAAACTCATACAATTATGGCTTTTTGGGTCAGAAGCTATTTTTGTTTTTATATTCCGGATGTTTTAAAATACCTTTTCTGAATAATTAATTAAAAAAATAAAATAATTTCAAGTCATTGAATTTTAACGACTTGAAATTATTTTAATGTTTTTTTTGAATCGTTGAAATCCATTTAGTGGTGTAAGGTAGTATGTTATTTTAAATAATTCCAAGGGAACTTTATTTAAACACAAAACAACAACCAACCACATGCAAAACACTACAGAGAAAAACCAGATCAGTGATCTTGGTAAAAATCGCAGAATGTTTCTGAAAACAGCAGGAGCAACTGCTGTAGCTTCGGCTATTCTTATTTCATGTAAGAAGAAGGATGATGATGATCCGGCTCCTTCTGATATGGGTGTAAATCTGGGAAGCGGGGATACCGGGATTTTAAATTATGCGTATGCACTGGAACAGCTGGAAGCAGCTTTTTACATCCAGGTAGTAGCAAACAGTAAGTTTACAACAATTTTTTCTGCATCCGAGCAGCAGTTGTTGAAAGACATCAAAGCACATGAAATTGTGCACAGAGATTTTTTAAAAGCTGCACTTTCAACAAGTGCTATCCAGGATCTTGAGGTTAATTTTTCAAGCATTGATTTTGGTAACAGAGCAAGCGTATTAGGTACGGCTAAAGCGTTTGAAGATCTGGGTGTATCGGCCTATAATGGGGCTGGCCAATTGATCTCTAATACAGCCAACGGCCTTGTATACCTTGGTCTGGCTGGGAAAATTGTTTCTGTTGAAGCGAGACATGCCGCTGCAATCAGAGATTTGTTAAATCCTAAATCAGCAGATTTCTCCGGAGACGATGTTGTAGATGCTACAACAGGTCTTGATGGTGCAAAAACGCCAGCTCAGGTTCTTGCTATTGCAGGAACATACATCAAGACAAAAATCAATGCAAGTAATTTACCAACCGCTTAAACAAAACTGTTATGAACTTATTAAAAATTATAGACGATCTTCAATTAGAAAAAATTGATCAGGAAGAATTTCTTAAGCCAGCCTTAAGAAGAGGTTTGTTTAAGAAGGCGAGTGATTTCAGCTTAAAAGCTGCCCTTACTTCGTTACCATTTGCATTGTTTGCTATGCCACGCATTGTTCAGGCAAGTACACAGGCAAATACACAATCGGTAACAGATACATTGAATTATGCATTAACACTTGAATATCTGGAAGAGGCTTTTTATGTACAGGGGTTAGCTAAATCAGGTTTGATTGACAGTGCAGATATGACAATTTTTAATCAGATCAAAAAACATGAATCAGCGCATGTTGTTTTCCTGAAAAATGTATTAGGGAGTGCCGCTAATCCTTCTCCAGCATTTGATTTTGGTACCGCCTTTGATAGCTATGCAAATTTTCTTGCAACTGCGCAGGCATTGGAAGATACAGGTGTTAGAGCATATAAGGGTCAGGCAGGTAATCTTATAACAAATAAAGTAGCCTTAACAGCAGCGTTACAGATCCATTCCGTAGAGGCACGTCACGCATCAGAAGTGCGCAGGCTTAGAATGCTGAATGGCTGGATCGGTGTGGGTGAAGCAGGCGCTACGTATGGAGCCGGTGAGGATGCAAATTTCCCTGCAGAAAGTAATCTAACCCAGGGTGGTGTTGATCTGTCTATTTTGGCTTCAGCTGATGTTACGATGACAAATATCGCAGAAGCATTTGATGAACCATTGGATAAAAATACCGTGTTCGGTATTGCACAAGGGTTTATTGTAAGTTAATCAATACGCAGCAGGTTGCTGGTAATACAGCACCTGCTGCGTATTATAACTCATCACAGTTTTATATATCACATTAAATTATACAGGTATGTTAGGTAGCGTATTATTGATCATGGGCCTTGGAGGCGGAGAGATTGCACTCATTATGTTTGCAGTCGTGTTATTGTTCGGAGCAAAAAAAATACCTGAACTGGCAAAAGGCTTAGGGCAGGGGATAAGAGAATTTAAAGATGCTTCTTCTGAAGTGAAAAGTGAAATAAATAAATCAATAGAGAAGGACGTTTAGTTCTTCTCTTCATTTTATATCAAACCACACGACCATGTTTCTGCTTAATCTGTTGGGGAAATCATTTGTTAAAGATCATTCAGCTGAATTTTCTGTATTAGATCACATAGAAGAATTAAGATGGAGACTTATACGCGCTGTAGTAATCATTCTGGTTTTTACAGTTGTAGCGTTTATTTACATGCCGTACATTTTTCATACGATTATTCTTGCACACGCTTATCCGGATTTCTGGACATACAGAATGCTGTGCAGGATCGATAACAGCTTATGTGTGGATACATTAAACTTTACCTTGTTAAGCAGGGAAATGTCGGGCCAGTTTACCATTCATTTAAAGTCGGCATTTATTGTGGGATTCATTGCAGGGTTTCCATTTATTGTATGGGAGATCTGGAAATACATAAAACCTGCTTTACACAAAAATGAGATTAACGTAAGTTTTAAAGTAGTTTCTGTTGTGCCGTTTTTGTTTATCATAGGAATTCTTTTCGGGTATTTTATACTGGCGCCTTTATCCGTTAATTTTTTAGCAAACTACAACATCGATGCAGCTATTCAGAATCAGTTTGATATTACTTCGTATGTTTCAACCGTAACCATTATGGTACTGGTATGCGGATTGATTTTTCAATTGCCCGTACTGGTTTATTTTCTGGCAATGGCTGGCATTCTAACACCGGAATTTATGCGGAAGTATCGCCGGGTGGCAATCATCCTGGTATTTATTATTGCCGGAATTATTACACCATCACCGGATATTATGAGCCAGCTGATTGTTGCCATTCCGATTTATCTGTTATATGAGATCAGTATTTATACGGCTGCAAGTATCAGTAAGAAACGAAAGATGCAGGAAGTATAATTTATTCAGGTTAAATAGCGACATAACTGATGCAGTTATATCCGACAGTTCATCTGAAAAATCCATTAAAAAAAGAGTCACGCATATAGCGTGACTCTTTTTTTAATGGATGCATTCCATTGGCAGATTGATAAACAGTGTATTCAATTATTGAATAACTATTTTTTCTGCCGTGTTATCCAGCTTAAGAATGTAAAGTCCTTGTAAAAGATTAGATACGTCCATTTTATCCGTATTCGTTCCTTTGCGAACCACTACACCTTCACTGTTAATCAACGTGAATTCAGAAGCAGTTTTACCAAAGTATACAAGGCCCGATGTTACCGGATTCGGGTAGATAGTGAAAGCCGTTTCTCCATATTCCTGAATACCTAAACCATCGTCGGGTGCATTATCAGCCATTGACATATTATCACCTGTACGGTAATTGTTGTTGTTACAGGTATAGCTCACCCAGGCAGGATCAGCAGCTTCCGTTGCTGAAGTTGTACCCAACGTTGCACTAGAGCTGCCGGCTGCACTGTTAAGCAATGACTGGCCTTGTCCTTCATTCATTTTCCAGTTTCCTATAAGACCTGGTTCATTTCCTGCCAATAGAGAAGAATAATTGGCAGCAATTTCTGAGGAAGATCTAGCAACATTCCAGATACGGACATCATGCAGCATCCCTTTAAAATACGTGTTGCCAGGTGACGCGGCATCCACTCCGATATTTAACGGACCGGTACTTTGTATATTCCTTGTTGCATACCCAACCGTGTAAGAACTCATTAATACACCATCCTGATAAAAACTCATTACATCGGCATTTCTGGTAATGGCTATGTGGTGACATTTGTTATCTCTTAAGTCAGCGCAGTTACCGCATTCCCAGTTACCAGTGCTGCCACCCATCTGGATAAAAGGTTTTCCGGAGCTGAACAATCCGAAAAGGAAACCATCAGATCCCGATGTACGTAACGACATGATCTGCGGAAAAGAAACCTGAGCATTTGATGCATTTATCCAGGCTTCCATGGTAAAGTTTCCTGTTCCTAAATTAAATGCCGGGCTGTTTGGTACCTGTGCATACGTTGTTCCGCTGAACTGCAGAGCCGGATGGGCAATATTGATTGTACCTGTTTTCGTAATAGCTGTTCCGCATGTTCCCGCAGCAGGTGTAATGGTAAGCGAGTATGTTCCTGTTTTGGCAGAAGTGAAATTTTTGATGTTGCATACATTCGTTGGTACACCATTAAACACTGCTCCCGGAACAGACCAGGTATACGTAACATTATTCTGTGCCGGCACACTGATTGTAGTTGCAGCGGCATTACCGGACAATGCAGGAAGCGTAAAATCTGCAATCCTGTTTTGTACGTTCATAACCTTTGTAAATGTTTTCGGAGGAAAGCTTCCGTCGGTAGATGTTACTGTTACATTTACATTCTTTGCCCCCTGGCTGTTAAAGGTAACCTGTGTGCTTGGGCCGGTAGCGGGGCTTGCAGAACCATCCTGTACAGACCAGCTGTAGTTTGCGTTTGCTACAGTCGGAAGACTCATTGTTATTGTTTGTCCGCAGCTAGGCGTACTTGTTGTATAACTGAAATTAAAATAATCAAGCATATGGCCGGTACTTAGTGTAACATACGTCCAGTTGCTCCAGTTGTTTGAGCTTACATCACCATTGGGCTTAATAAGCTGGTAGTTTCTGGTGAAACCATAGGTATGCGTACCTGGAACAGCCGTAAGTAAAGGTACATTTAAATCAAAATCAGAATCGGTTGTGTTTGTGCCGTTACATAATTTGTTACCATAAATTACTTCAATCGGTGCACCGCCATCTACAGACATCCACCAGATAAATCTGCGGCACCATCCGGTAGAGGTTGAACCTTCATAGCTGCCGGGAATGTTACATACTTTAACCTGTACATTTGGAGAAAGACTGTAATAACTTTGTGTTCCGTTTACACTGTTTGAACCCGACGCTGGTCTTCCCAGATTATTTTTGCAAACATAATTAACAGGTTCGTTGTAGGTGACTCTGTAACCTGAGTACGTAGATGCTTTACCATCACATTTGTACGAACACTGGGGTGTTGCACTTGAAAATGATATTGCCTGCACAACTACAGTATACGTTCCGGTTGTTGCCGGGATGGTGATGTTTATAGAACTGCCGTGACCTGGCAATAAATTTGAAGCCACATTTTGATAACCAGCCGGAAGTGGATTGTCAATCGTTCCTTTTACAAGATACCAATTCCATAAAATCACGCATTCCGTGATTTCGTATTCACTGGAAAGATCAACTAAGCCCTGTGGAAATATAGAAGATCTTGCTTTAAAATTATATGTCTGTCCAAAATTGATACTTGTAGGTCCTTCAGAAATAATTGTTTTAGTTGTAGGGTCAGATGGACTTGGGCCGATAGATGCAACCCACCCGCTTCCTTGTCCTTGTGAATAGCTAAGCTGGCAAAATACTGTAATCGCAGCTAGTAGTAAAAGTAGTTTAAGTTTCATTTGTACTTAATTTATAGGGTTGATGATTGAAAAATAAACGGAGGTCCGTTTATGTGTGTTGTGATTTTGTTATGCCAAATCGATGCATGTTGTACAGGTAAAAAGTCAGCTCACTGACAACAATAAGTTGTGTGTAGGTTTACATAGGCGATGTTATTTGATAGTTAAAAGATGTGTTACGCGGTAGTTTATAAAAAATATAGTTTGTGATAAAAATATCGCTGTACGTTTTATTTAAAATGCTTCATAAACAGACTTGTTTGCATCTGCTTAAAAAATATTTCATTTTTTTCGACAACAAATGTTTATAAAAAGCAACACTGTTTAAAACTACCGGTACAAAACAACACATGAAAACTGTATTGGCAAAAAAAATAATGTTATTTTTTTACGAAATTACTATGTAGTCCAGATTTAGTAATGATTGGAAATCAGAGTATTGTTAACATATGTTAAAATTAAAGGATCTAACATTTGATATAATTTTAGATCATTCAATTGTTTCCGTTCCTGTTTTGATATCAGTGAATGCGGGAACGTATATATCGTTTTAAAAATGAACGTATATATCGTTTTAAAAATTACTGATTTGCATGATCGGTTTCCTCAGCAGAGAAATAGCATTCAGAATTTTTATTTCTGAAAAGTAAAATCCTGCATAAAAGTTTAAAGTTGGAATTGCTGGAATATTTCAAATGACACGACATGTCTTAAAAAATCAAATGCTGTATTTTATTTACGCGTGATTCTTATGATAAAGATGACAGTAAGTTTTACATACATTCATAAAAAACATTGTAAAAATTAATTAAATGGGTTAGTGAGTAAATGAAATCGTTTTACAATACTAAATTGTTTTATAAAAATGAATGGATTAACAATAAATAATAGCATGTCTTTTTATTACAATTAATTAGCGATTGAATTGTGTGGAGATGCACTACTAATTCAACTTTAAAGCAACTGTTTTGAAAATAATACTTAAGGATGCGCACTATTTAATCAGTACTCAATAAAACTGAAAAGTCTCTAAAACAAAAAAGCCTTAGATTTCTCTAAGGCTTTTCGCGGAATTGACGGGACTCGAACCCGCGACCTCCTGCGTGACAGGCATGAGATATTACTTTTTTTAATTTTATCATTGTTTATTAATTAATTGATAATGAGTAAATAAACAGTTTATACCTTATCATCATATTTGGTTATTTATCAATTTTTATTACTTTTGTTTTACCTATGTTTTACCTAAATACATTGATATGGCATCTGTAAAAGTATTTTTAGCTAAAAATAAGCAGCTTAAAAATGGAGAATATCCGGTATGGATTCGGATAATAATTGATAGAAAAACTAAATACAGTTCTTTAGGAATAAGTACAAAGTTAGAATGGTGGGATGAGAATAAATGTATTCCCAATAAAAAGAACCCTAATAAATTTGAGTTAGAAACACTCATCAGCAAAAAGATTGCTGAAGTAAAGAAGGCAATTATGGAGTCTGAAATTGAAAACAAAAGTTATTCAGCAGACGAAATTATTGCCACAACAAAAAAGAGTAAAAATAAAATAACAGTTCTTAAATTTTATGATGAAGTAATTGAACGTTTCAAAAAAGCTAATAAAATTGGAAATGCAGCTGTGTATAGAGATTCAAGAAAGGCATTATTCAAATTTAGAAAAGGAAAAGATTTATTCTTTCATGAGCTTGATCCTGGCATGTTAAACAAATTAGAAGAATATTTATTGGGTAATGATGTTAGTGAAAACTCCATAAGTGTCTATATAAGGACATTGCGTTCATTATATAATAAAGCTATAATAGAAGGCTATGTGAAAAAAGATTGCTACCCTTTCGATGTATATAAGATTAGTAAGCTAGATACTAAAACTAAAAAAAGAGCTATTACAAAAGATTTAATGCAACGTATCATTGACTTGAAAATTGATGAAGATACAAATGAATGGCATAGTAAAAATTATTTTTTATTTAGTTACTATAACATGGGTATGAACATTTCAGATATTGCTATTCTGAAAAATGCCAACATTGAAAACGGAAGATTGAAGTTTAAAAGAATGAAAACAGGTAAGGAATATAATATTAAACTGCTAAAACCTGCAATAGAAATTTTGAATTATTATTTGGAACATCAACTATCAAAATATATTTTCCCAATTCTTAACGATAAAGTTCACATAAACCAAAACCAAATACATAATAGAATAAAGAAGGTGACAAAGCAAATTAATTCAGGATTGAAGGTAATTGCTAAGTCATGCGACATAGATGTTAAATTAACCACCTACGTTGCCAGACATTCATGGGCTACTATTTTGAAAAAAAGCGGGGTGTCAACTTCTGTGATAAGTGAAGCAATGAAGCATGATACAGAAAAGACAACTCAGATTTATTTGGATAGCTTTGAGAACGATATTATCGATGATGCTAATGAAAAAATATTGGGTTAATTATATAGTCTTATTTAAAAAAATCCCAACTATTAACTAGTTGGGATTTTTTTAAATAATTACAATTTAATATTACCGTTTAGTTTAAATTCCTTATTTAACTCAGCCAACGACTTTTTCTTCCCCTCGTCCAGCCACTCCTCTAATTCATTTTTTTTGAAATAGAGTTTCTTTCCTCGTTTGATAAAGGGAATCAATCTTTTGGAAGTAAATCCATAAATTGTTTGAGGTGCAAGCTTTAAAAATTCTGAAGCTTCCTTAAGTGAAAGCAGCAATGTGCTACTTTCGTTGTGTTTAATTTCACTTTTTTCTGACAATATTTTACGAACAGAATCCTCAATTAAAAAGATTAATTCGTCGTGAGTGGTAACTATTATTTTATCTCTCATAATTAGGATACGAATTTAGATGCATAGCAATGCAGTTGAGATTAAAATTTTATTTGCCTTTATCTTTACCCAATTCTTTAATCTTCTT
It encodes the following:
- a CDS encoding ferritin-like domain-containing protein, with amino-acid sequence MQNTTEKNQISDLGKNRRMFLKTAGATAVASAILISCKKKDDDDPAPSDMGVNLGSGDTGILNYAYALEQLEAAFYIQVVANSKFTTIFSASEQQLLKDIKAHEIVHRDFLKAALSTSAIQDLEVNFSSIDFGNRASVLGTAKAFEDLGVSAYNGAGQLISNTANGLVYLGLAGKIVSVEARHAAAIRDLLNPKSADFSGDDVVDATTGLDGAKTPAQVLAIAGTYIKTKINASNLPTA
- a CDS encoding ferritin-like domain-containing protein encodes the protein MNLLKIIDDLQLEKIDQEEFLKPALRRGLFKKASDFSLKAALTSLPFALFAMPRIVQASTQANTQSVTDTLNYALTLEYLEEAFYVQGLAKSGLIDSADMTIFNQIKKHESAHVVFLKNVLGSAANPSPAFDFGTAFDSYANFLATAQALEDTGVRAYKGQAGNLITNKVALTAALQIHSVEARHASEVRRLRMLNGWIGVGEAGATYGAGEDANFPAESNLTQGGVDLSILASADVTMTNIAEAFDEPLDKNTVFGIAQGFIVS
- a CDS encoding Sec-independent protein translocase subunit TatA/TatB, yielding MLGSVLLIMGLGGGEIALIMFAVVLLFGAKKIPELAKGLGQGIREFKDASSEVKSEINKSIEKDV
- the tatC gene encoding twin-arginine translocase subunit TatC; translation: MFLLNLLGKSFVKDHSAEFSVLDHIEELRWRLIRAVVIILVFTVVAFIYMPYIFHTIILAHAYPDFWTYRMLCRIDNSLCVDTLNFTLLSREMSGQFTIHLKSAFIVGFIAGFPFIVWEIWKYIKPALHKNEINVSFKVVSVVPFLFIIGILFGYFILAPLSVNFLANYNIDAAIQNQFDITSYVSTVTIMVLVCGLIFQLPVLVYFLAMAGILTPEFMRKYRRVAIILVFIIAGIITPSPDIMSQLIVAIPIYLLYEISIYTAASISKKRKMQEV
- a CDS encoding LamG-like jellyroll fold domain-containing protein, producing the protein MKLKLLLLLAAITVFCQLSYSQGQGSGWVASIGPSPSDPTTKTIISEGPTSINFGQTYNFKARSSIFPQGLVDLSSEYEITECVILWNWYLVKGTIDNPLPAGYQNVASNLLPGHGSSINITIPATTGTYTVVVQAISFSSATPQCSYKCDGKASTYSGYRVTYNEPVNYVCKNNLGRPASGSNSVNGTQSYYSLSPNVQVKVCNIPGSYEGSTSTGWCRRFIWWMSVDGGAPIEVIYGNKLCNGTNTTDSDFDLNVPLLTAVPGTHTYGFTRNYQLIKPNGDVSSNNWSNWTYVTLSTGHMLDYFNFSYTTSTPSCGQTITMSLPTVANANYSWSVQDGSASPATGPSTQVTFNSQGAKNVNVTVTSTDGSFPPKTFTKVMNVQNRIADFTLPALSGNAAATTISVPAQNNVTYTWSVPGAVFNGVPTNVCNIKNFTSAKTGTYSLTITPAAGTCGTAITKTGTINIAHPALQFSGTTYAQVPNSPAFNLGTGNFTMEAWINASNAQVSFPQIMSLRTSGSDGFLFGLFSSGKPFIQMGGSTGNWECGNCADLRDNKCHHIAITRNADVMSFYQDGVLMSSYTVGYATRNIQSTGPLNIGVDAASPGNTYFKGMLHDVRIWNVARSSSEIAANYSSLLAGNEPGLIGNWKMNEGQGQSLLNSAAGSSSATLGTTSATEAADPAWVSYTCNNNNYRTGDNMSMADNAPDDGLGIQEYGETAFTIYPNPVTSGLVYFGKTASEFTLINSEGVVVRKGTNTDKMDVSNLLQGLYILKLDNTAEKIVIQ
- a CDS encoding site-specific integrase, with amino-acid sequence MASVKVFLAKNKQLKNGEYPVWIRIIIDRKTKYSSLGISTKLEWWDENKCIPNKKNPNKFELETLISKKIAEVKKAIMESEIENKSYSADEIIATTKKSKNKITVLKFYDEVIERFKKANKIGNAAVYRDSRKALFKFRKGKDLFFHELDPGMLNKLEEYLLGNDVSENSISVYIRTLRSLYNKAIIEGYVKKDCYPFDVYKISKLDTKTKKRAITKDLMQRIIDLKIDEDTNEWHSKNYFLFSYYNMGMNISDIAILKNANIENGRLKFKRMKTGKEYNIKLLKPAIEILNYYLEHQLSKYIFPILNDKVHINQNQIHNRIKKVTKQINSGLKVIAKSCDIDVKLTTYVARHSWATILKKSGVSTSVISEAMKHDTEKTTQIYLDSFENDIIDDANEKILG
- a CDS encoding helix-turn-helix domain-containing protein, with product MRDKIIVTTHDELIFLIEDSVRKILSEKSEIKHNESSTLLLSLKEASEFLKLAPQTIYGFTSKRLIPFIKRGKKLYFKKNELEEWLDEGKKKSLAELNKEFKLNGNIKL